The DNA region GACACGGGTGGGATCAGCGCAACTTCGTCAGAGGGACCGACAGGATCGGTAGTCGAAGCCTGCTCGCCATTCCTCCATACCGCCGCGGCCTCGAGACCTGCCAGAAATCCAGGGCCGAAACGGGCGGTTGCAGCATCGATGACCTCCCCGACGGTGGCGCCATCAACTTCGAGCTTTGAAACACCGGCTAGCTCGCGCAAGTTGGCGAACAGGCGAAGAGTGGCCACAGCCGGAGGGTAACGGGGTCAAGGCCGGGGATGGGGGATGCCGGGAGCCGACGTCCTCCGCACCTCTCGACCCAATCGCACCGATCGAATAAGGTCAACGCTGTGGAAGTGATTGTCCCCGTCCGAGTGCCCATGCTCAGGGACGAGCGTCGGCGGCATTGGGCCAAGATCGTCTCGTCGGTCGACGAGACCAAGAGCTCAGGTTGGGCCTTCGTGGGTGAGTTTGTGGCCGACGGCGGAATTCAAGACCTGCCGGCAGGTGCGGTGTTGTTGCTTTATGGGGAGAGGGGCAGCAATACCAATCCCCGATCGGAGGCGAGCCTTTTCACGATTGGACCTGATGCAACGTTGACTCTCGAGGCATCGGCAAGCGGACGGGCCTGGGCCCGAACGATAAGGGATCGGGCCGTCGAACTCGTCAATCTCGGAGCTTTGGCTGCCGGTCCCGATCTGACAGCGATCCCCGATGCCTACCTGGCCGACGAGCTCCGAGCCAGGGGTTGGTCGGTCGTCCGCCCGGACCGGTGACGGACTGGAGAAACGATGATCAGGGGCGGAGAAAGTTCGAGATAAGGGTGGCGGTTGCCTCTGGGGCCTCGAGATGAGGTCGGTGGCCTACGTCCGGCAGAATTTCCAGG from Acidimicrobiia bacterium includes:
- a CDS encoding MoaD/ThiS family protein — encoded protein: MATLRLFANLRELAGVSKLEVDGATVGEVIDAATARFGPGFLAGLEAAAVWRNGEQASTTDPVGPSDEVALIPPVS